The Antricoccus suffuscus genome segment CCGTTGAGGTCGCGGCGTTCTCGGTTGACATGGCGATCGAGGGGGCCGAAACCGGCGGCAAGTACGCGCAGACGTATCTACGCCGGATCCAGCCGCACGTCGCTGCGCGATTATCGGCATCCGACCGGACCATGCTTGATGCTCTCGTTGCGGACGTCGGCTCATCGAGCCTTCGTCACCGCGAGGACCTGCGCCTGCGCGCCGGCCGTACGGCGTGGGCGGGGTACCGCCCCTGACGCATCCGCGACGGGCCCCGACTGCTCAGCCGGCCCGTCGCCGGGTGACTTCCTCGAGCCGCGTCAGCCGTTCCGCCGGTCTTTGGCGTGGGCACGTGGAGCATTTGTCCTTGTCGTCGACTTGGTAGAGCAGGCAACACGACCCGCGGCGTACGAACGTCTCGCGCAGCCGATTGCCGCCGACGCCGGCCAACTCGACTTCGGTGAAGCGCGGAACAGGTAGCGACCGCGGTAGGCGCGCGACCACCTCTTGCGCCGCCTCGGTCGCTTCGGTGACTCTTCCGGTCGCGCGGCCGGCCCAGAGATAGCGACCGGCGATTGCGTCGACCGCGACGGACCACAGTCGTCGCTCGCCCTTACCGGCGATGGCTGCGACCCGATCGATCGCCGCACCGAGTGCGTCCGCCAGTTCGGCGGTGCCATCGCCCTCGGCCAACCGCGTCGAGCGCGCGCCGGGTATCCGGCTATCGCCCTGATGGTGCAGCAGTACGTCGTCGAGACGAGCACTGAGCGCCGTACCGGTCAGAAATGAGCTGGCAATCATGGGAAGTGCGAGCCAGTTGCTCGCCGAGTACCACCAGAGAGTGCCGAGGATGAACGGATCGTCGATTCCCCAGATCAGTCCGCGCAGCCGGATCTGTTCGCGTAGCCAAGCGTCATCGAGGACGGCGGTCGCGCGGATCTCGGTCGACCCCGCGCCGCAGATCAAGCTCCCATGTTCGCTCTGGGGCAGGGCTGCCAACATCCTGCTCAGGATCTGTTCTGGAGTCGGCTGATCGGTCACGGCGTTCTTCCTGCTCGGTCGGGCTCGACCAGGCGACCGTCGTGGACGGTAAGCACGCGGCCGGCAATGGCTTCTAGAAGTCGTAGATCGTGACTGACCAGAACGATCGCCGTGCCGCGCGCGCTCACCTGACTGAGCACGTTGATGATCTCGGTGGCCGTGGTGGCATCGAGGCTTGCGGTCGGCTCGTCGGCGACGACCAACGCGGGACTGGCGACCACGGCGCGAGCGATCGCCACCCGTTGGCACTGCCCGACCGACAGTTGGCTCGGGTGCGCCGTCACTGGTATCGCCGAGAGCCCCACGTCGTCGAGGGCCTCACGCGCGAGCGACTTGCGCTCCGCGCGGCGTGGACGAGAGCGTCGGTCGGCGGTAAGTGGTTCGGTGATGCTCCGCCAGAGTGGCCACCGTTGGTCGAGTGAACCGACCGGATCTTGGAAGATCGGCATGATGGTCCCCGGACGAGGGGAGTCCTCGCCGGCGGCGCCGTACCGGATCTGGCCGGCGTCGGGGCGTTCTGTCCCGGCGATGAGACGTAACAGGGTCGACTTGCCGGAACCGGACGGTCCGGCGATCCCGACTATCTCGCCTTCAGCGATATCGATGCTGATCCGATCGACGGCACGGTGCTCGCTGCCGTGCGTACGATACGACTTCATCAGGCCTTCACCGCGGACAACCGGATGGTCGGTACGCAGACTTTCGCCGCGAAGATGGTGACCGCCGTACTTCGATGCTTCGAGCAGTGACCGTGTCCGCTCATGCGCCGGAGCGGCGACGACCGCAGCGGACGGTCCGGTCTCGATGATCGTGCCACGGTCGATGACCACGATCCGGTCAGCGTGCGCGGCGGCAAGAGCCAGATCGTGCGTCACGAACAGCAGTGAACGACTGCGTTCTCGGAGCACGTGCATGACCCCGTCGGCGAGGTCGGCGTCCAGCGCGCTCGTTGGCTCGTCGGCCAGCGTGAGAATGGGGTCGAGGGCGGTGCTGGCCACGATAGTCGCGCGTTGCAGCATTCCGCCGGACCATTGGTGCGGATATTGCCGGCTGCGACGATCCGCATCAGGGATACCGACGTGCTCCAAGCGCCGCGCGACCTCTCCTCGGGGAAGGTCGATCCCGTGCATCCGCCACGGTTCGGCGACATGGTGTCCGACAGTGCGCAAGGGATCGCAGGCCGAGTAGGGATCCTGCGCGACGTAGCCGATCTGCGGTCCGAGGTAAGGCCGCCGCGTCTTGGCAGTCATCCCGTTGAGATCGGTACCTTGTAGGCCGAGGACCCCGGTGATCGTCGTACGAGGACCGAGCAATCCGAGGACGGCGCGGATGCAGGTGGTCTTGCCGCAGCCGGACTCGCCGACGATGGCTACTGACTCGCCGTCTTCGACCTGAAGGTCGATCCCGCGTACGGCCTGGAAGCCGTTCGGATAGGTGACGGTGAGATTCCGGATATCGAGCACGGTCGACGACGACGCGCTCATGCTAGCTCGCTGACGTCGGCGCAGTCGCGCAACGCGTCACTGATCAGCGTGATCGCGGTGACGGTGATAACCAGTCCGATTCCGGGCCCGATCAATAACCACGGCGCGACGTTAAGATCGATCCGGCCCTCGTTGAGCATGCTGCCCCACTCGGCGGTCGGCGGCTGCACTCCGAGCCCGAGAAATGACAGTCCGGCCAGCCCGAGGATCGTCTCGCCGAGTCCGAGGGTCGCGGCAATCAGGCCGTGCGCGAATACGCCGGGCAGCACGTGACCGACCGCGATTCTCGCGCGGCCGATGCCGGCCATCCTTGCTGCCAGTACGTCGGGTCGATGTCGGGAGCTGAGCGCGAGGCTCCGGGAGAGTTTGGCGAGGCCGGCCCAGCCAGTGAGCGACATCGCCAGCACCAGATTGCCGAACCCTGGACCGAGGGCACCGACGACCGCGAGCGCCAGCACTAGGGAGGGCAGCCCGAGCATGACATCGCAGATCCTGCTGACGAAAATGTCGAACGGGCCACCCATCAGACCGGCCGGCACACCGAGTCCGATGCCGATCACGGTCGTCAGGGCGAAGACGATGAGTGCCGCCTCGAAGGACACGCCCGCGCCGTGCACCGCGCGGGACAATAGGTCTCGTCCGTTGGAGTCGGTGCCGAGCCAGTGCATCGCTGATGGAGCCGCCAGCTTGTTCTTGTAGTTGGTCTGGTCCGGATCGCCGACTAGTAGCGGACCGATAATCGCTACCGCTGCAAGGATCAGCACGCCGATCGAGCCGACCTGGAAGCTGCGATGCCGGACCAGGCGGTGCCATAGCCGGACGGTTCGCGCCGGCCGTGCTTCGACGCCCGTGTCGGCCGGCTGGTTCGCCATCGGTTCGGGCAGGACACTCATACGGAGGCCTCGGCGGACCGGTTGATGTCGGCGGCGGTCGTGGTGCCGGAATCGGTGACGGTAGCGGTGGTGGTGCGCCGGCGGCGGAAGTTGCCGTGCCGAAGACGTGGATCGATCATCGCCAGCAGGAGGTCGATCAGCAGGCTGGCGACGACGTACACCGTCACGGCGATCATCGTGAACGCGACGACCACCGGCACGTTGCGCGCGTTAATCGCCTGGACGGTAAATGCGCCTATGCCTGGCCACGTGTAGACGCTCTCGATGATCGGCGCGCCGCCGAGCACTGCGGCCGCACCAAGACCGACGATCGTGAGGAATGGCGCGATCGCGTTTGGTACGGCGTGCACGAGCAGCTGGCGCACCGGTGATGCGCCGCGAGCTCGACAGACCTCCATGTACGGCGCCGACCGGGCCTCGAGGATCGAGGCGCGCAGCACCCGAGTCCAGTAGCCGGCCGAACCCAGCGCCAGGGTCAGCGCCGGCCATCCGACCGTGCGCCACGAGCCGTCCGAGATGATCACACCCAGGTCGAGTTTGAGCACGAGGATATTGAGCACGAACAGCCCTACGAGGAACCCGGGCACGATCACCATCGCGAGACTGACCACCCGCACAACGGAGTCCGGCCACCGTCGCGGTGCCGCAGCGGCGATGGTCCCCATGACGACGGCCATCGCGATTGCCATACACATCGCCACGGTCGCGAGCCGCAGTGTTGCCGGCAACCGAGTCGCGAACTCTTCCATTACCGGTCGGCCCGACTTCCACGAAAGCCCGAAGTCTCCGTGTACGGCGGCCCAGAGCCAGTCAAGATATCGAACAACCGGATTGCCGTTGAGCCCGAGCTCGACGCGCATCGCGGCGATCTGGGCCGGGTCCGGCTCAAGGATTCCGCGTGCGTGCAGGATCCCGGTGGCTGGATCGCCCGGCGCCAATAGCAAGAGGCACCAGACAATAATGCTCGCGACCAACAACGTGGCGAGCGCGATCCCTACCCTCTTGCTAAGGGCGACCAGCACGTCACGAACCGGCGGTCGTCGATGCGTCTACCCACAGGTTCGCCGTCGGTACCTTGTAGTTCTTCCACTTCGGGCCGGCGACGACGCCCGGGACCCGCATGCCGAGGAAACCCATGTAAGCGCCGTCTCCCACCGCAGCTTGGATCTGCTTGAGGAGGTCATCGCGCTCGGTGGTGTCCATCGTGGTCGCCAACTTCGACACAAGAGCGTCGAGATTGGGATCGCTGATGCCGGAGTAGTTGCTTGGGCCGTCGGTGACGAAGTAGTTCTGCAGCGAGCTGATGGGATCGCCTGGGAAGGAGGTCGTCCCGTTACCGACGATCGCGGCGTTCCATTTGACCGACGGGTCCTGCATCGCTTCGTCGGTGTCGGGCACCTGCTGGATCTCGACGCCGATCCCGGCGGTCTTCAGCTCCGACTGGACCGCGACGCCGAGGGTGCCCGAGTCGGGCTGCTGCGGATAGGTCAGGACGGTCAACGTCAGTGGATTACCGTCTTTGGCGTACATCCCGTCCGAGCCCTTGGCGTAACCGGCACCCGTGAGGAGCTTGTCGGTGGCCTTGGTGTCGGTCTTGAACATCGGCTCGTAGTACGCGGCCTTGGGCGAATACATCCCATTCGAGACTTCGTACAGCCCGTTCATGACGTCGTTCGCGATCTCCTTGTAGTTGATCGCCGACAATACGGCCTTCCGGACCTTCACGTCCGTCAACGGCCCGGTTTTCTGGTTGAGCTGGAATTGAAACGTCGGCCCTTTCGGCGTACCGGTGACCCAGTACGAGTCCTTGCGACCGTTCAGGTTTTTGGCCGCATCCGTCGGTGGATAGAGCGCGAGGTCCACTTCGCCTTTCTGTACGGCGAGAATCCGTGACTGGGCCTCTTCGATGAACTTGACGGTCACCGACTTCAGCGCTGGAGTGCCGCCCCAGTAGTCCGGGTCGGCCTTCATCGTCATCGTCTGGGTATCGAGCTTCTGTACGACGTACGGGCCGGTGTAGAGCTTGGCGTCGATGAGCTTCTGCGGGTCGCCCTTCGCCTTGAGGTAGGCGGGGAGGTCGAAGATCACGAACTTCGACTCATCGGCGAGCAAGAACGGAAGGTTTGGTGTCGGCTGCGGAGTCGTGAGCGTGACCTCTAGGTCGCCGGTGGGCTTGACGGTTGTACCGGCGATTGACTTCAGCCCAGCGACCTCGGACAACGAGTACTGCATGACGTCGGCCAGCGCCTTCGCGTCGAGTGGGTCGCCGTTCTGGAAATGCACCCCCTTGTTGAGGGTGAGCTTCCAGGTCAGGTCGTCGACGTTGTCGAGGCTCTTGAGGATCCATGGCTTGGGATCGGCGCCGAGGACGGGCCGCATGAGCAGCTCGCTCCACCCGAACTCGTTTCCCCAGAACCCGTTCTCAAGCGGGTCGACGTCGTCGATAGCGAACCCGGTCGCCAGCGTCAGCGTCGTGGGCTTCTCTCCCGAACCGGCCGCATCGCCGGTCGCACACGCGGCTAGACCGCCGACAAGTGCGGTTGTAACGAGGATCCCGATGATCCGACGGACAACTGTAACTACACGCATTGGAAGCGCCTTTCCAAGAACCTCGTGGAAGTACTGAAAAGTCGCGATCGGTCTCCTGGCTCGTAGCTGTCCGCTGGCGCGAACCGACACGTCACCTTCCCGGGGTTACCCAGTGGCTCCTGCAGCACGTGTGGAACGTGGAACAGCTGACGTGTCGTTGCAACTACTTACAGTGGCGAGGGCCGCTTCGGCATCACACCGAATTCCCGTACACCGCGACCGGCACACTGTACCGCAGCCGTTGCCGCCGGCACCCGCGGCTGCCTCAGATCTCGAAGTCCGCAGTAGTCACGGAACCGTCATAGGGTGTGTGGAGACCCGCTCGCGGGTTAGAGGTACGCCGCGGGCCTTTAGAGCCGGAGGTCATGATGGCGGAACAAGTCGTGGGGCCACAGAACGTCGCACAAAAGCTGATCAGCAGTCACCTAGTGTCTGGCGAGATGACGCCGGGCAGCGAGATTGGTCTGAAGATTGACCAGACCCTCACCCAGGACGCGACTGGCACGATGGTGATGTTGGAGCTCGAGGCACTCGGGCTGGACCGCATCCAGACGCAGCTTTCCGCGCAGTACGTCGACCACAACCTCCTGCAGACCGACGAGAAGAACCCGGAAGATCACCTATTTCTGCGTTCTGCTGCCCAGCGGTTCGGGCTCTGGTTTTCCAAGCCCGGCAACGGGGTGTCGCATCCGGTGCACCAGGCGCGGTTCGGCGTACCCGGTACGACGATGATCGGCTCGGACTCGCACACCCCGGCCGCTGGCGCGATCGGGATGCTGTCGATCGGCGTCGGCGGTCTCGAGGTCGCGATGGCGATGGCTGGAGACCCGCTATATATCCAGATGCCGGAAATTTGGGGCGTCGAGCTGACTGGTGAACTCCCGCCGTGGGTGTCGGCGAAGGACGTCATTCTCGAGATGCTTCGTCGGCACGACGTCAAGGGCGGCGTGGGCCGGATTGTGGAGTACTACGGTCCGGGTCTGGCCAATCTGACCGCGATGGACCGGCACGTCATCGCCAACATGGGCGCCGAGCTCGGCGCGACCACCACGGTCTTTCCGGGTGACGAGGCCGTGCGCGAATTCCTTACGTCGCAAGATCGCGCGGGCGACTTCGTCGAGATCCTCGCCGACGAGGGTGCGACGTACGACGTCACCGAGAGTATCGATATGTCGACACTTGAGCCGCTCATCGCGAAGCCGTCGTCGCCGGGCAACGTCGTACCGGTGCGTGAGGTCGCCGGCGAAGAGGTGTTCCAGATCGTGGTCGGCTCCTCCGCTAACCCCGGACTGCGCGACTTTGCCGTGGTGGCAGAGATCTTGGAAGGCAAGCAGACTCACGATCAGGTGTCCGTCGATATAAACCCCACCTCCCGGGAGATCTTCGAGGACCTCGCGAAGGGTGGCTGGTTGTTTAAGCTGATCTCGTCTGGCGCGCGGATCCACCAGGCTGGCTGTATGGGATGTATCGGTATGGGCCAAGCGCCCGCGATCGGCCGCAACAGCCTGCGCACGGTGCCGCGCAACTTCCCCGGACGCTCAGGTACGGACGAAGACGCCGTCTGGCTCTGCTCGCCGGAGACTGCCGCTGCGGCCGCGCTGACGGGCGTCATTACCGATCCGCGGGACCTCGACATGGACTACCCGCGGCCGTCTCTTCCCAAGCAGGCCAGTGTTAATACCGCGATGCTCCTTCCGCCGCTGCCGGCCGAGGAGGCGGCGAAGGTCGAGCTAGTCAAGGGCGGCAACATCAAGTCGTTGCCGGACTTCGACCCGCTTCCCGATGACCTCGAAGTCCCGGTCATGCTGAAGGTCGGCGACAACATGTCGACCGACGGCATCATGCCTGCGGGCTCCCGCGTGTTGCCGTATCGCAGCAATATCCCGAAAATCTCCGAATTCGTCTACATCCAGGTTGACGACACGTATGCCAAACGTGCCGCGGCCGAGGACGGTGGGCACGCAATCATCGCAGGCGAGAACTACGGACAGGGCTCGTCGCGTGAGCACGCCGTACTCGCGCCTCGCTACCTCGGGCTACGCGTGGTCGTGACGAAGTCGTTCGCGCGGATTCACTGGCAGAATCTCGCCAACTTCGGCGTACTTGCGCTGGAGTTCGCCAACCCGAGCGACTACGACTCCATCGAGCAAGGGGACACCGTCAAGCTGACGGGTATTCCGGAGCAGCTCAAGGCTGGTAACAAGGTCATGGCCACGCTCGCGGGCCGAGAGGTAGAGCTACGGCACCGGCTCTCGCCACGCCAGGTCGAGATGGTGATCGCCGGCGGTCGCATTCCGCAGCGTCGTCAGAGCCTCGCCGGCTAGTCGGCGGAAGTGTCCGCTGAGTGTCCGTTAGTAGGAACGCGGCAGGCCGAGGACATGCTCGGATACGTAGTTCATGACCATCTCCTGTGAGACAGGAGCGATCTTCATGAGCCGCGACTCGGTCCAGTAGCGACCGACGTTGTACTCCTTGGCGAAGGAGAATCCGCCGTGCGTCTGCATCGCCCGGTCGGCGGCGAAGAACGCCGCGTCGGAGGCCAGGAACTTCGCCGAGTTCGCCTGCTCGCCGCAGGGCATTCCGGCGTCGTACCGCCACGCCGCCTCGCGCACCGCGAGCTCAGCGGCGTGCAGGCGCATGTGCGCTTCGGCGAGCGGAAACGCGATGCCTTGGTTTTGGCCGATGGAGCGGCCGAACACGCGGCGATCGTTGGCGTAGTTGACAGCGGTCTTGAGCGCAAGCTTGCCGATGCCGAGCGCCTCGGACGCGATCAGGATGCGCTCCGGGTTGAGCCCGTCGAGTAGGTAGGAGAACCCGCGCCCTTCCTCGCCGACCAGGTCGTCGGCGTCAACCTTGAGGCCGTCGTACCGCACCTCGCAGGAGGCGACCGCGTTGCGCCCGATCTTGTTGATGGGCTGGATATCGACCTGAGGGTTCTGCAGGTCGGCAAGGAGCAGCGACATGCCATCGGTACGCCGCTTGCACTCGGCCAGGGGCGTCGTACGGCACAGCAGGAGGACCTTGTCGCTGTCCTGCGCCTTGGTGGTCCAGACCTTCTGACCGTGTACGACGTAGTGATCGCCGTCCTTGACTGCGCGCGTCGTGATCGAGGTCGTGTCTGTGCCGGCATCGGGCTCAGTGACCCCAAAAGCGACGTGCAGGTCGCCGGCTGCGACTTTCGGCAGGTACTTCTCTCGCATCTGCGCGGAGCCGTGCTTAGCCACCGGATTCATGCCGAAGATCGACAGGTGAATCGCGCTCGCGCCGTTCATTGCGGCGCCAGAGGCGGCGACTTCTTCCAGGATTACGGAGGCTTCGCTAATCCCGCGCCCGCCACCGCCGTACTCCTCGGGGATCGCGATGCCGACCCATCCGCCGTCGGCCATCGCCTTGTAGAAGTCCCACGGAAACTCGTGCTGCTCATCGCGGGCACGCCAGTACTCATCGTCGAATGACTTGCACACATCTCGAATCGCCCCGCGGATGCTGGTGATGTCTTCGTCTTCATCGAACTGCATGGTCGTCTCCTCGCGCGTTTACTCGTGCAGGTGCTGGCGGACGGACGCGCTCCCGCGCCGATGGCCCGCAGTCCACATTAGACGGCACCGTTTGACGGACCGCGAGAATGCCCTGATTGCCCGTGAGCACGTCCGCGCCCATACCGTGCTCGGTGGCGTATGAGCGAGTCAACGTCACGGATGGGCCGGGGCGAGGGTGGTGATCGCTTCTCGCAGTGCGCGCACGACGAATTCCGCCTGCTCGCGGCTGAAATCGGCGCCAAAGGTGAACCGGACGGCGGTCTGTGCCACCTCTCGTTCGATGCCGACGGCCGTCAGCACGTGCGAGGGTTCGTCGCTGCCGGCGGCGCAGGCCGAACCGGACGAACAGACGATGCCGGACTCCTCGAGCCGCAGCAACACCGACTCGCCGCTTGTGCCGGGGAAGCAAAACGACGCGTTGCCGGCGAGGCGTGACGTCCGGTGTCCGGTCAGCACCGCGCCGGGCACCGACTGCAGTACGCCGTCGATGAAAACGTCGCGCACCTCGAACAAGTCTGCGACGGCGGGCGAGGCGAGCCCGAGCGCGGTGGCCAGGCCGACGGCCGCGGCAACGTTTTCGGTGCCGGACCGTGCGCCACGCTCCTGGCCGCCGCCATGTAGGACCGGCTCGAGTTGCACTCGTCCTCGCACGTAGAGCGCGCCGATGCCTTTGGGGGCACCGAGCTTGTGCCCGGACAGGCTGAGCGCGTCGAGTCCGAGGTCGCGCACGTGGATCGGCAGCGAACCGACGGCCTGGACGGCGTCACTGTGCAGCGGTACGCCGACGGCCCGGCAGATCTTGGATATAGCGCCGATCGGTTGTACCGTGCCGATCTCGTTGTTCGCCATCATGATCGATACCAGAGTGCTCGAAGGTGTTACCAGATCGGCGAGCGCGTCAAGGTCGACCATCCCCGTGTGATCGACTGGCACATAGTCGATCTGGAAGGCGTGATGGCGCCGTAGGTAGTCGCACGACTCGAGTACTGCGGGATGCTCGATCGGAGACGTGACGATGTGCCGCGCACGAGGCGTGGCCAGCGAGACCCCTTTGATCGCAAGGTTGTCTGCCTCCGTGCCCCCGCCCGTAAACACGATTTCGGTGGGTCGTGCTCCGACGTACCGCGCTACCGTCGCGCGCGCCTTTTCAAGCGCGACCGATGCCCGGTTCCCGATCTCGTGATGGCTCGACGGGTTGCCGAAGTCGCCGGTCAGGTAGGGCCACATCGCCTCGAGGACCTCGCGGCGTACGGCGGTCGTCGCGGCGGCGTCGAGATAGATCACCACGGCGCCGCGGATCGTGCGGATTTTGTGACGGATGGCCGGGATTTTGTGACGGATCGTGGGGCATTTTGTGACGGATCGCGGGTGGTGGTGGCGAAGTCCAGCCCAAGGTCGAGACTCCGGATCGTGTGCGTCAGCGCGCCGACCGAGATGACGTCGACGCCGGTCTGCGCGATCTCCCGTACGCCGTCAAGCTCGATCCCGCCGCTCGCTTCGACGACGGCCCGACCGGCGATGATAGCGACGCCCTCACGCAACTCGTCCAGCGTGAAGTTGTCGAGCATGATCGAGTCGACGCCGGCGGCGAGGACCGGCTCAATCTGGTCGATCCGGTCGACCTCCACCTCGAAATGGGTGGTGTGCGAGATCCTTCCGCGTGCCTCCCGCAATGCCAGAGTCAGATCATCGCCGAGCACGGCCAGATGGTTGTCCTTGGCCATCACGGCATCCGACAAAGAGTTGCGGTGGTTATGTCCGCCGCCGCAGCGTACGGCGTACCTCTCGATCGCCCGTAGCCCTGGCGTTGTCTTGCGAGTATCGACGATCCGGGCCTTCGTGCCCGCGGTCTCCGCCGCGTAGCGCGCGGTGGTGGTCGCGATCGCCGACATGCGTTGGACCAGGTTGAGTGCGATGCGTTCGGCGCCGAGCAATGACCGCGCGCTGCCGCGGACGGTCGCGAGCACCTGACCGGATTCGAATAGCGCGCCATCGTCGACGAGGACTTCGACCTCGGTGGCGCCGTCGACATGGCCGAACGCCGCCGCGAAGACCTCGCCGCCGCAAAACACGCCAGGCTCACGCGCGACCAGGTCGGCGCGTGCCGAGACCCCTTGGGGGATAAGACAGTCCGACGTAACGTCTCCCCAGGGGGCGTCCTCGTCCCACGCCATCTGCACTATTCGGTGGATCTCGGCCCGGCTCAGCATGCGCGCTCCAAGTTGATGTGGTGGGCGAAACGACCAGAGGTGCTCGGCCGATCCGCGCGATAGTGGGCGCCGCGCGACTCCTGACGAGCCAGTGCGCCCGCCAGGATGCACAGCCCTGCCTGACGCAGGTTCTCGTCCTCCCGACCGGCAATCGTCGTACGGTCGGCGCGCCAGCTGCGCAGCTGCTTGTCAGCGATCTGCAGCCCGTCGTGATCACGCACGAGTCCGGCGTGGTCCCAGAGTTGGTGCTGCAGCTCGGCCCGGTCGAACGGCGTGAC includes the following:
- a CDS encoding (2Fe-2S)-binding protein, translating into MTDQPTPEQILSRMLAALPQSEHGSLICGAGSTEIRATAVLDDAWLREQIRLRGLIWGIDDPFILGTLWWYSASNWLALPMIASSFLTGTALSARLDDVLLHHQGDSRIPGARSTRLAEGDGTAELADALGAAIDRVAAIAGKGERRLWSVAVDAIAGRYLWAGRATGRVTEATEAAQEVVARLPRSLPVPRFTEVELAGVGGNRLRETFVRRGSCCLLYQVDDKDKCSTCPRQRPAERLTRLEEVTRRRAG
- a CDS encoding ABC transporter ATP-binding protein; the protein is MSASSSTVLDIRNLTVTYPNGFQAVRGIDLQVEDGESVAIVGESGCGKTTCIRAVLGLLGPRTTITGVLGLQGTDLNGMTAKTRRPYLGPQIGYVAQDPYSACDPLRTVGHHVAEPWRMHGIDLPRGEVARRLEHVGIPDADRRSRQYPHQWSGGMLQRATIVASTALDPILTLADEPTSALDADLADGVMHVLRERSRSLLFVTHDLALAAAHADRIVVIDRGTIIETGPSAAVVAAPAHERTRSLLEASKYGGHHLRGESLRTDHPVVRGEGLMKSYRTHGSEHRAVDRISIDIAEGEIVGIAGPSGSGKSTLLRLIAGTERPDAGQIRYGAAGEDSPRPGTIMPIFQDPVGSLDQRWPLWRSITEPLTADRRSRPRRAERKSLAREALDDVGLSAIPVTAHPSQLSVGQCQRVAIARAVVASPALVVADEPTASLDATTATEIINVLSQVSARGTAIVLVSHDLRLLEAIAGRVLTVHDGRLVEPDRAGRTP
- a CDS encoding ABC transporter permease; translation: MSVLPEPMANQPADTGVEARPARTVRLWHRLVRHRSFQVGSIGVLILAAVAIIGPLLVGDPDQTNYKNKLAAPSAMHWLGTDSNGRDLLSRAVHGAGVSFEAALIVFALTTVIGIGLGVPAGLMGGPFDIFVSRICDVMLGLPSLVLALAVVGALGPGFGNLVLAMSLTGWAGLAKLSRSLALSSRHRPDVLAARMAGIGRARIAVGHVLPGVFAHGLIAATLGLGETILGLAGLSFLGLGVQPPTAEWGSMLNEGRIDLNVAPWLLIGPGIGLVITVTAITLISDALRDCADVSELA
- a CDS encoding ABC transporter permease, with the protein product MLVALSKRVGIALATLLVASIIVWCLLLLAPGDPATGILHARGILEPDPAQIAAMRVELGLNGNPVVRYLDWLWAAVHGDFGLSWKSGRPVMEEFATRLPATLRLATVAMCMAIAMAVVMGTIAAAAPRRWPDSVVRVVSLAMVIVPGFLVGLFVLNILVLKLDLGVIISDGSWRTVGWPALTLALGSAGYWTRVLRASILEARSAPYMEVCRARGASPVRQLLVHAVPNAIAPFLTIVGLGAAAVLGGAPIIESVYTWPGIGAFTVQAINARNVPVVVAFTMIAVTVYVVASLLIDLLLAMIDPRLRHGNFRRRRTTTATVTDSGTTTAADINRSAEASV
- a CDS encoding ABC transporter substrate-binding protein; its protein translation is MRVVTVVRRIIGILVTTALVGGLAACATGDAAGSGEKPTTLTLATGFAIDDVDPLENGFWGNEFGWSELLMRPVLGADPKPWILKSLDNVDDLTWKLTLNKGVHFQNGDPLDAKALADVMQYSLSEVAGLKSIAGTTVKPTGDLEVTLTTPQPTPNLPFLLADESKFVIFDLPAYLKAKGDPQKLIDAKLYTGPYVVQKLDTQTMTMKADPDYWGGTPALKSVTVKFIEEAQSRILAVQKGEVDLALYPPTDAAKNLNGRKDSYWVTGTPKGPTFQFQLNQKTGPLTDVKVRKAVLSAINYKEIANDVMNGLYEVSNGMYSPKAAYYEPMFKTDTKATDKLLTGAGYAKGSDGMYAKDGNPLTLTVLTYPQQPDSGTLGVAVQSELKTAGIGVEIQQVPDTDEAMQDPSVKWNAAIVGNGTTSFPGDPISSLQNYFVTDGPSNYSGISDPNLDALVSKLATTMDTTERDDLLKQIQAAVGDGAYMGFLGMRVPGVVAGPKWKNYKVPTANLWVDASTTAGS
- a CDS encoding aconitate hydratase, with the protein product MMAEQVVGPQNVAQKLISSHLVSGEMTPGSEIGLKIDQTLTQDATGTMVMLELEALGLDRIQTQLSAQYVDHNLLQTDEKNPEDHLFLRSAAQRFGLWFSKPGNGVSHPVHQARFGVPGTTMIGSDSHTPAAGAIGMLSIGVGGLEVAMAMAGDPLYIQMPEIWGVELTGELPPWVSAKDVILEMLRRHDVKGGVGRIVEYYGPGLANLTAMDRHVIANMGAELGATTTVFPGDEAVREFLTSQDRAGDFVEILADEGATYDVTESIDMSTLEPLIAKPSSPGNVVPVREVAGEEVFQIVVGSSANPGLRDFAVVAEILEGKQTHDQVSVDINPTSREIFEDLAKGGWLFKLISSGARIHQAGCMGCIGMGQAPAIGRNSLRTVPRNFPGRSGTDEDAVWLCSPETAAAAALTGVITDPRDLDMDYPRPSLPKQASVNTAMLLPPLPAEEAAKVELVKGGNIKSLPDFDPLPDDLEVPVMLKVGDNMSTDGIMPAGSRVLPYRSNIPKISEFVYIQVDDTYAKRAAAEDGGHAIIAGENYGQGSSREHAVLAPRYLGLRVVVTKSFARIHWQNLANFGVLALEFANPSDYDSIEQGDTVKLTGIPEQLKAGNKVMATLAGREVELRHRLSPRQVEMVIAGGRIPQRRQSLAG
- a CDS encoding acyl-CoA dehydrogenase family protein produces the protein MQFDEDEDITSIRGAIRDVCKSFDDEYWRARDEQHEFPWDFYKAMADGGWVGIAIPEEYGGGGRGISEASVILEEVAASGAAMNGASAIHLSIFGMNPVAKHGSAQMREKYLPKVAAGDLHVAFGVTEPDAGTDTTSITTRAVKDGDHYVVHGQKVWTTKAQDSDKVLLLCRTTPLAECKRRTDGMSLLLADLQNPQVDIQPINKIGRNAVASCEVRYDGLKVDADDLVGEEGRGFSYLLDGLNPERILIASEALGIGKLALKTAVNYANDRRVFGRSIGQNQGIAFPLAEAHMRLHAAELAVREAAWRYDAGMPCGEQANSAKFLASDAAFFAADRAMQTHGGFSFAKEYNVGRYWTESRLMKIAPVSQEMVMNYVSEHVLGLPRSY
- a CDS encoding cysteine desulfurase family protein, which encodes MIYLDAAATTAVRREVLEAMWPYLTGDFGNPSSHHEIGNRASVALEKARATVARYVGARPTEIVFTGGGTEADNLAIKGVSLATPRARHIVTSPIEHPAVLESCDYLRRHHAFQIDYVPVDHTGMVDLDALADLVTPSSTLVSIMMANNEIGTVQPIGAISKICRAVGVPLHSDAVQAVGSLPIHVRDLGLDALSLSGHKLGAPKGIGALYVRGRVQLEPVLHGGGQERGARSGTENVAAAVGLATALGLASPAVADLFEVRDVFIDGVLQSVPGAVLTGHRTSRLAGNASFCFPGTSGESVLLRLEESGIVCSSGSACAAGSDEPSHVLTAVGIEREVAQTAVRFTFGADFSREQAEFVVRALREAITTLAPAHP